A genome region from Cucurbita pepo subsp. pepo cultivar mu-cu-16 chromosome LG02, ASM280686v2, whole genome shotgun sequence includes the following:
- the LOC111789291 gene encoding DEAD-box ATP-dependent RNA helicase 20 isoform X1 yields MSRYDSRTSDPTSYRDRRSDSGFGGSTGYGNSVRSSSSKSDYHASEAPKKVDLDGLPHFEKNFYIEASSVAEMTEREVEEYRTRREITVEGRDVPKPVKSFRDVGFPDYVMQEIAKAGFTEPTPIQSQGWPMALKGRDLIGIAETGSGKTLAYLLPAIVHVNAQPILSPGDGPIVLVLAPTRELAVQIQQEATKFGASSKIKNTCIYGGVPKGPQVRDLQKGVEIVIATPGRLIDMMESHHTNLRRVTYLVLDEADRMLDMGFDPQIRKIVSQIRPDRQTLYWSATWPKEVEQLARKFLYNPYKVIIGSPDLKANHAIRQHVDIVSENQKYNKLVKLLEDIMDGSRILIFMDTKKGCDQITRQLRMDGWPALSIHGDKSQAERDWVLSEFRSGKSPIMTATDVAARGLDVKDVKYVINYDFPGSLEDYVHRIGRTGRAGAKGTAYTFFTAANARFAKELIAILEEAGQKVSPELAAMGRGAPPPPSGHGGFRDRGRGFGGGRSWS; encoded by the exons ATGAGTCGCTACGACAGCCGCACCTCCGATCCCACTTCTTACCGCGACCGTAGAAG TGATTCAGGTTTTGGTGGGTCTACAGGCTATGGCAATTCAGTGCGATCCTCCTCTAGCAAGAGTGACTATCATGCTTCTGAGGCCCCAAAAAAGGTGGATTTGGATGGATTACCTCATTTTGAGAAGAACTTCTACATTGAGGCATCATCAGTGGCGGAAATGACAGAGAGAGAGGTTGAGGAGTATCGAACAAGGAGGGAAATCACTGTAGAAGGTCGCGATGTTCCAAAACCAGTCAAGTCTTTCCGTGATGTTGGATTTCCCG ATTATGTCATGCAAGAAATTGCCAAAGCTGGCTTCACTGAACCTACTCCTATTCAGTCCCAAGGATGGCCAATGGCACTTAAAGGTCGAGATCTCATTGGTATTGCAGAAACGGGGTCAGGGAAAACACTTGCATACCTTTTGCCTGCAATTGTCCATGTCAATGCCCAGCCAATCCTtt CTCCTGGAGATGGTCCAATTGTGTTAGTTCTAGCTCCTACTCGTGAACTTGCAGTTCAAATTCAACAAGAAGCTACAAAATTTGGTGCATCTTCGAAGATTAAGAACACATGCATATATGGTGGTGTTCCCAAAGGACCTCAAGTGCGTGATCTTCAGAAAG GAGTTGAAATTGTAATTGCTACACCGGGAAGATTGATTGATATGATGGAGTCACATCATACAAACTTACGAAGGGTTACTTACCTTGTACTGGATGAGGCTGATCGGATGCTAGATATGGGATTTGACCCTCAAATACGGAAAATTGTTTCACAG ATTCGGCCTGATCGGCAAACTTTGTACTGGAGTGCTACCTGGCCTAAAGAAGTTGAACAATTGGCCAGGAAGTTTCTATACAATCCATACAAG GTCATCATTGGTTCTCCAGACCTGAAAGCTAATCATGCCATACGCCAACATGTTGATATCGTCTCTGAAAATCAGAAATATAACAA ATTGGTGAAATTGCTGGAGGATATAATGGATGGGAGTCGAATCCTGATCTTTATGGATACCAAGAAAGGCTGTGATCAAATTACCCGACAGCTTCGCATGGATGGTTGGCCTGCACTTTCAATTCATGGTGATAAGAGTCAAGCAGAAAGGGATTGGGTCCTCTCAGAATTTAGGTCTGGCAAGAGCCCTATAATGACGGCTACAGATGTTGCTGCTCGTGGTTTAG ATGTAAAGGACGTAAAATATGTAATAAATTACGATTTTCCTGGATCTCTTGAGGATTATGTACATCGAATTGGTCGAACAGGAAGAGCTGGAGCAAAAGGAACTGCATACACTTTCTTCACCGCTGCTAATGCAAGATTTGCTAAAGAACTCATAGCGATTCTTGAAGAAGCTGGACAGAAGGTTAGTCCTGAACTGGCAGCAATGGGTCGTGGTGCGCCTCCTCCTCCCTCAG GTCATGGGGGGTTCCGAGATCGTGGAAGGGGTTTTGGTGGTGGCCGATCATGGAGTTGA
- the LOC111789258 gene encoding inactive protein kinase SELMODRAFT_444075-like has translation MSREQKRGKQDKGSDDVQKVIVAVKASKEIPKTALVWALTHVVHIGDCITLLVVVPSQTSGRKFWGFPRFSGDCASGQKKAHSGTTSELKYDISDTCSQMILQLHDVYDPNKINVKIKIVSGSPSGAVTAEAKRVHASWVVLDKQLKHEEKCCMEELQCNIVVMKRSQPKVLRLNLVGSRKKEPEVPSSLPFDIDEGSESHHKEHNDPLDFIRGPVVTPSSSPELGTPFTATEAGTSSVSSSDPGTSPFFNSEMNGDIKKEELFVIKENKEVDAASSDLDIENLSVSSGSLRFQPWMTEFLSSSHLQSSQHRTGRSQRFDDMNQMSTRKAFQPKFSKLDREARIEMSSHRSDNDYHGDVRDAVSLSRNSPPGPPPLCSICQHKAPVFGKPPRWYSYAELELATGGFSQANFLAEGGYGSVHRGVLPDGQVVAVKQHKLASSQGDHEFCSEVEVLSCAQHRNVVMLIGFCIEEKKRLLVYEYICNGSLDSHLYGRQQEPLGWTARQKIAVGAARGLRYLHEECRVGCIVHRDMRPNNILITHDFEPLVGDFGLARWQPDGDTGVETRVIGTFGYLAPEYAQSGQITEKADVYSFGVVLVELITGRKAVDLGRPKGQQCLTEWARPLLDELVIDELIDPRLGNSFTEHEVYCMVHAASLCIRRDPNARPRMSQVLRILEGDLVVDANYSSTPGYDVGNRSGRMWTEQQQQNYSGSLSEEPIERFNEKVCVESLRPSYWERDKTRRTSSEL, from the exons ATGAGTCGAGAGCAGAAGCGGGGGAAGCAGGACAAGGGTTCTGATGATGTCCAGAAGGTGATTGTTGCTGTGAAGGCTTCCAAAGAAATTCCTAAAACTGCATTGGTTTGGGCGTTGACTCATGTTGTTCATATTGGAGATTGCATAACTCTGCTTGTTGTTGTCCCTTCCCAAACCTCTG GTAGAAAATTCTGGGGTTTTCCAAGATTTTCCGGTGACTGTGCCAGCGGTCAAAAGAAAGCTCACTCTGGGACAACCTCGGAGCTGAAATATGATATTAGTGATACCTGCTCGCAGATGATCCTGCAGCTTCATGATGTTTATGATCCAAATAAG ATAAatgtgaaaattaaaattgtttctGGGTCACCTAGTGGGGCTGTAACTGCAGAGGCTAAGAGAGTTCATGCTTCCTGGGTTGTATTAGACAA ACAGCTCAAACATGAGGAGAAATGCTGCATGGAAGAGTTGCAATGCAACATTGTGGTAATGAAGCGATCTCAGCCTAAAGTTCTTCGCTTGAACTTGGTTGGGTCTCGAAAAAAGGAACCAGAAGTGCCATCTTCCTTACCTTTTGATATAGATGAAGGGTCTGAAAGCCATCACAAAGAACATAATGATCCTCTGGATTTTATCCGAGGACCGGTTGTGACCCCCAGTAGCAGTCCAGAGTTGGGCACGCCTTTTACTGCGACTGAAGCTGGAACGTCGTCGGTGTCGAGCTCTGATCCTGGAACTTCACCATTTTTCAACTCTGAAATGAATGGAGATATAAAGAAAGAGGAATTGTTTGTTATCAAGGAAAATAAAGAAGTAGATGCAGCTAGTTCAGACTtagatattgaaaatttatctgTATCTTCAGGGAGCTTAAGATTCCAACCATGGATGACAGAATTTCTAAGTTCTTCTCATCTTCAATCCTCACAACACAGAACTGGAAGGTCACAGAGATttgatgatatgaaccaaatgTCAACAAGAAAAGCTTTTCAACCAAAGTTTTCGAAACTTGATCGAGAAGCTCGAATTGAAATGTCAAGCCATAGAAGTGACAATGATTATCATGGGGACGTTCGAGATGCAGTTTCGTTATCCAGGAACTCGCCACCAGGACCCCCTCCATTATGTTCAATATGTCAACACAAGGCACCAGTTTTTGGGAAGCCTCCAAGGTGGTACAGCTACGCTGAGCTTGAGCTCGCTACAGGTGGATTTTCACAAGCCAACTTTCTTGCAGAAGGGGGATATGGATCTGTTCACAGAGGGGTACTCCCGGACGGTCAGGTGGTTGCTGTCAAGCAGCACAAACTAGCTAGCTCTCAGGGAGACCATGAATTTTGTTCAGAGGTCGAAGTTCTTAGCTGTGCACAACATCGAAACGTTGTGATGTTGATTGGCTTTTGtatagaggagaaaaaaaggtTACTGGTTTATGAGTACATCTGCAATGGCTCATTGGATTCTCATTTATATG GACGCCAACAAGAGCCATTAGGATGGACTGCACGGCAGAAAATTGCTGTGGGAGCAGCGAGGGGGCTACGATATCTCCATGAAGAATGTAGAGTAGGTTGCATTGTTCACCGGGATATGCGGCCGAACAACATTCTTATCACCCATGATTTTGAACCACTG GTTGGAGATTTTGGCCTTGCGAGGTGGCAGCCTGATGGCGATACCGGCGTTGAGACAAGAGTTATTGGAACATTTGG GTACTTGGCTCCGGAGTATGCTCAAAGTGGCCAAATCACAGAGAAAGCTGATGTTTATTCCTTTGGGGTAGTACTGGTGGAGCTAATCACCGGAAGAAAAGCTGTGGACCTTGGTCGGCCGAAAGGTCAACAGTGTCTCACTGAATGG GCACGCCCCCTGTTGGATGAACTTGTGATTGATGAACTGATTGATCCGAGGTTGGGGAATAGCTTCACGGAGCATGAGGTGTACTGCATGGTGCACGCCGCATCGTTATGCATCCGAAGGGATCCTAACGCCAGGCCTCGTATGTCACAG GTTTTACGGATTCTGGAGGGCGACCTCGTCGTGGATGCTAATTACTCGTCAACTCCGGGATACGATGTGGGAAATCGGAGTGGACGGATGTGGAcggagcagcagcagcaaaaCTACAGTGGCTCCTTATCAGAAGAGCCCATAGAGAGGTTCAATGAAAAGGTGTGTGTTGAGAGTTTAAGACCAAGTTACTGGGAAAGGGACAAGACAAGGAGGACTTCAAGTGAATTGTAA
- the LOC111789291 gene encoding DEAD-box ATP-dependent RNA helicase 20 isoform X2, giving the protein MSRYDSRTSDPTSYRDRRSDSGFGGSTGYGNSVRSSSSKSDYHASEAPKKVDLDGLPHFEKNFYIEASSVAEMTEREVEEYRTRREITVEGRDVPKPVKSFRDVGFPAPGDGPIVLVLAPTRELAVQIQQEATKFGASSKIKNTCIYGGVPKGPQVRDLQKGVEIVIATPGRLIDMMESHHTNLRRVTYLVLDEADRMLDMGFDPQIRKIVSQIRPDRQTLYWSATWPKEVEQLARKFLYNPYKVIIGSPDLKANHAIRQHVDIVSENQKYNKLVKLLEDIMDGSRILIFMDTKKGCDQITRQLRMDGWPALSIHGDKSQAERDWVLSEFRSGKSPIMTATDVAARGLDVKDVKYVINYDFPGSLEDYVHRIGRTGRAGAKGTAYTFFTAANARFAKELIAILEEAGQKVSPELAAMGRGAPPPPSGHGGFRDRGRGFGGGRSWS; this is encoded by the exons ATGAGTCGCTACGACAGCCGCACCTCCGATCCCACTTCTTACCGCGACCGTAGAAG TGATTCAGGTTTTGGTGGGTCTACAGGCTATGGCAATTCAGTGCGATCCTCCTCTAGCAAGAGTGACTATCATGCTTCTGAGGCCCCAAAAAAGGTGGATTTGGATGGATTACCTCATTTTGAGAAGAACTTCTACATTGAGGCATCATCAGTGGCGGAAATGACAGAGAGAGAGGTTGAGGAGTATCGAACAAGGAGGGAAATCACTGTAGAAGGTCGCGATGTTCCAAAACCAGTCAAGTCTTTCCGTGATGTTGGATTTCCCG CTCCTGGAGATGGTCCAATTGTGTTAGTTCTAGCTCCTACTCGTGAACTTGCAGTTCAAATTCAACAAGAAGCTACAAAATTTGGTGCATCTTCGAAGATTAAGAACACATGCATATATGGTGGTGTTCCCAAAGGACCTCAAGTGCGTGATCTTCAGAAAG GAGTTGAAATTGTAATTGCTACACCGGGAAGATTGATTGATATGATGGAGTCACATCATACAAACTTACGAAGGGTTACTTACCTTGTACTGGATGAGGCTGATCGGATGCTAGATATGGGATTTGACCCTCAAATACGGAAAATTGTTTCACAG ATTCGGCCTGATCGGCAAACTTTGTACTGGAGTGCTACCTGGCCTAAAGAAGTTGAACAATTGGCCAGGAAGTTTCTATACAATCCATACAAG GTCATCATTGGTTCTCCAGACCTGAAAGCTAATCATGCCATACGCCAACATGTTGATATCGTCTCTGAAAATCAGAAATATAACAA ATTGGTGAAATTGCTGGAGGATATAATGGATGGGAGTCGAATCCTGATCTTTATGGATACCAAGAAAGGCTGTGATCAAATTACCCGACAGCTTCGCATGGATGGTTGGCCTGCACTTTCAATTCATGGTGATAAGAGTCAAGCAGAAAGGGATTGGGTCCTCTCAGAATTTAGGTCTGGCAAGAGCCCTATAATGACGGCTACAGATGTTGCTGCTCGTGGTTTAG ATGTAAAGGACGTAAAATATGTAATAAATTACGATTTTCCTGGATCTCTTGAGGATTATGTACATCGAATTGGTCGAACAGGAAGAGCTGGAGCAAAAGGAACTGCATACACTTTCTTCACCGCTGCTAATGCAAGATTTGCTAAAGAACTCATAGCGATTCTTGAAGAAGCTGGACAGAAGGTTAGTCCTGAACTGGCAGCAATGGGTCGTGGTGCGCCTCCTCCTCCCTCAG GTCATGGGGGGTTCCGAGATCGTGGAAGGGGTTTTGGTGGTGGCCGATCATGGAGTTGA
- the LOC111788998 gene encoding PRA1 family protein F3-like, whose translation MTYGTIPTSSATAAANLEYISRAKQRFKDGLGHRRPWRLIADYRSFTLPSNLHDTLARIKVNLAYFRMNYAIVVLVILFLALLWHPISLIVLIVMMTLWLFLYFLRDQPLILAGRVVEDWVILLILSIFTIGFLFLTNATLNIVIALLIGAIVVVAHAAVRKTENLYLDEEAAGLMAPGS comes from the coding sequence ATGACCTACGGCACCATTCCGACCTCCTCCGCCACTGCCGCCGCCAACCTCGAATACATTTCCCGCGCGAAACAGCGCTTCAAAGACGGCCTCGGCCACCGCCGTCCATGGCGTCTAATCGCCGACTACCGCTCCTTCACTCTCCCTTCCAACCTCCACGACACTCTCGCTCGCATCAAAGTCAACCTCGCTTACTTCCGTATGAACTACGCCATCGTCGTACTCGTAATCCTCTTCCTCGCCCTCCTCTGGCATCCGATCTCCCTCATCGTCCTCATCGTCATGATGACCCTCTGGCTCTTCCTCTACTTCCTCCGCGATCAGCCTCTCATTCTCGCCGGCCGCGTCGTCGAGGACTGGGTGATTCTCCTCATTCTCTCCATTTTCACTATCggcttcttgttcttgaccAACGCCACGCTCAACATTGTCATCGCGCTTCTGATCGGCGCCATCGTCGTTGTGGCGCACGCCGCCGTGAGGAAAACAGAGAATCTCTACTTGGACGAAGAAGCTGCTGGATTGATGGCTCCTGGATCGTGA
- the LOC111789290 gene encoding phospholipase D alpha 4 has protein sequence MENSTSFSNFHSDPLHSIPSYLSSFLAYLIPPPHIIAPTFQLLIFSLLSFIHSPTKLFQVMTVHGKHKFFHGTLEVTVFHATTYTPSSPLDCIFSGGKQSYVTIKINNIEVARTNHEYDRVWNQTFRVLCAHPLTSTITITMRTSRSVLGRFQIQAQQILKESSFINGFFPLLMENGKPSPELRLRFMLWFQPAVYELSWKKVLENGEYKGLRNATFPLRSNCHVTLYQDAHHVSTFQPPFHGSSAPRRLWEDVYKAIDNAKHLVYIAGWSFNPKMVLVRDPQTDIPYALGVKLGELLKQKAEEGVAVRLMIWDDETSLPVIKNAGIMKTHDEDARAYFSNSKVVCRLCPKLHPMSPPIFSHHQKTITVDAQTHINARNREIMSFIGGLDLCDGRYDTEQHSLFHTLNTESHCCDFYQTSISGAKLQKGGPREPWHDVHARVTGEAAWDILTNFEQRWTKQSDASLLVPTSILLKLMPPLESNTNPQKDWNVQVFRSIDHLSASQVFRNLTVERTIHEAYVEAIRRAERFIYIENQYFIGGCHLWDKDQHCGCTNLIPIEIALKVATKIRAREKFAVYVVIPMWPEGPPESESVEDMLHWTRQTMTMMYRLIGEAIQETGEKAHPRDYLNFFCLANREEERKWDFVPPHSPQHATEYWSAQQHRRFMVYVHSKVMIVDDLYILIGSANVNQRSMDGERDTEIAIGCYQLENDGKELPNGRDISTFRLSLWYEHTQRFEEVFLNPENLQCVERVRSIADESWKIYSGEEVADMKGVHLVTYPVKVKQDGSIEDLEENGGHFPDTKCPIKGRRSMFLPPIFTT, from the exons ATGGAAAATTCCACAAGTTTTTCCAACTTCCATTCAGACCCTTTGCATTCAATTCCAAGCTACCTCTCCTCCTTTCTTGCTTATCTAATTCCACCACCTCATATAATAGCACCTACCTTCCAACTTCTCATattctcccttctttctttcattcactctcctacaaaattgtttcaaGTTATGACAGTTCACGGAAAGCATAAGTTCTTCCACGGCACGCTCGAAGTTACCGTCTTCCATGCAACAACATACACACCGTCATCACCTCTCGAT TGTATATTTTCTGGAGGAAAGCAAAGCTATGTGACCATCAAGATAAACAACATAGAGGTTGCTCGGACAAACCACGAATATGACCGTGTTTGGAACCAAACATTCCGAGTTCTATGTGCGCATCCATTGACATCTACCATCACCATTACAATGAGAACATCTCGTTCTGTATTGGGAAGATTCCAGATCCAGGCCCAACAGATTTTGAAAGAATCAAGTTTCATCAATGGATTCTTTCCACTTCTTATGGAAAATGGGAAGCCGAGTCCAGAGCTCAGACTTAGATTCATGCTATGGTTTCAACCGGCAGTATATGAACTAAGTTGGAAAAAGGTGCTGGAAAATGGAGAGTACAAGGGGCTGAGAAATGCAACGTTTCCTCTAAGGTCCAACTGTCATGTGACTCTATATCAAGATGCTCACCATGTCTCTACGTTTCAACCTCCGTTTCACGGTTCGAGTGCGCCGAGAAGGCTATGGGAAGATGTGTATAAGGCCATAGATAATGCAAAGCATTTGGTTTACATTGCAGGCTGGTCCTTCAATCCAAAGATGGTGCTG GTAAGAGACCCTCAAACTGACATACCCTATGCCTTGGGAGTAAAGCTTGGTGAGTTGTTGAAGCAGAAGGCAGAGGAAGGAGTAGCAGTGAGACTAATGATATGGGACGACGAGACATCCCTTCCCGTCATCAAGAATGCTGGGATAATGAAAACACATGATGAAGATGCTCGGGCATATTTCTCGAACTCGAAAGTTGTATGTAGGTTGTGCCCCAAATTACATCCTATGTCTCCACCAATTTTCTCTCATCATCAGAAGACCATAACAGTAGATGCTCAAACTCACATCAATGCAAGGAACAGGGAGATTATGAGTTTCATTGGGGGTCTAGATCTTTGTGATGGTCGCTATGACACAGAACAACATTCATTGTTCCATACTTTGAACACAGAATCCCACTGCTGTGATTTCTACCAAACGAGTATATCAGGAGCCAAGCTTCAAAAAGGAGGGCCAAGAGAGCCATGGCATGATGTTCATGCTCGGGTAACAGGTGAAGCTGCCTGGGATATACTAACAAACTTTGAGCAACGATGGACTAAGCAATCAGATGCTTCGTTGCTAGTCCCAACAAGCATCTTACTAAAACTGATGCCCCCACTTGAATCAAACACAAACCCACAAAAGGATTGGAACGTACAAGTTTTTCGATCTATCGACCACTTGTCTGCCAGCCAAGTTTTCAGAAACTTGACGGTTGAACGCACCATCCACGAGGCGTATGTCGAAGCTATCAGAAGAGCCGAGAGATTTATTTACATCGAAAACCAATATTTCATAGGAGGGTGTCACTTGTGGGACAAAGATCAACACTGCGGATGCACGAATTTAATACCGATCGAGATTGCGCTCAAGGTGGCTACTAAGATCAGGGCAAGGGAGAAGTTTGCAGTTTATGTAGTGATTCCAATGTGGCCAGAAGGGCCACCAGAGAGTGAATCAGTAGAGGATATGCTACATTGGACAAGGCAGACAATGACAATGATGTATAGATTGATTGGAGAAGCAATCCAAGAAACTGGGGAGAAGGCCCATCCAAGAGACTACTTGAATTTCTTTTGCCTTGcaaacagagaagaagagagaaagtggGACTTTGTTCCCCCTCACAGTCCACAACATGCAACAGAATACTGGAGTGCCCAACAACATAGAAGGTTTATGGTCTATGTCCATTCCAAGGTCATGATAG TGGACGATTTGTACATTCTGATCGGATCCGCAAACGTGAACCAAAGATCTATGGACGGAGAACGAGATACAGAAATAGCGATCGGATGCTACCAATTAGAAAACGACGGAAAAGAATTGCCAAATGGAAGAGACATTTCAACATTCCGCTTGTCGCTTTGGTACGAACATACTCAACGATTCGAAGAGGTGTTCTTAAACCCCGAAAACTTGCAATGCGTTGAAAGGGTTCGTTCAATAGCAGACGAATCGTGGAAAATTTACAGTGGAGAAGAAGTTGCAGACATGAAAGGTGTTCATCTCGTAACGTACCCTGTGAAGGTAAAACAGGACGGATCGATTGAggatttggaagaaaatggaggcCATTTTCCTGATACTAAATGCCCcattaaaggaagaagatcAATGTTCTTGCCGCCCATCTTCACGACCTAA
- the LOC111787907 gene encoding beta-galactosidase 1-like: MAEMWSVIPVLLCLFGVFTVEASVSYDSKAIIINGQRRILISGSIHYPRSTPEMWPDLIQKAKEGGLDVVETYVFWNGHEPAPGKYYFEGNYDLVRFVKLVQQAGLYVHLRIGPYICAEWNFGGFPVWLKYIPGISFRTDNAPFKFQMQKFTEKIVDMMKAERLYESQGGPIILSQIENEYGPMEYELGAPGKAYSTWAAQMALGLGTGVPWVMCKQDDAPDPIINTCNGFYCDYFSPNKAYKPKMWTEAWTGWFTQFGGAVPHRPAEDMAFAVARFIQKGGSFINYYMYHGGTNFGRTAGGPFIATSYDYDAPIDEYGLLRQPKWGHLKDLHRAIKLCEPALVSGDPIVTRLGNYQEAHVFKSKSGACAAFLSNYNPRSYATVAFGSMHYNIPPWSISILPDCKNTVYNTARVGAQTARMKMSPVPMHGSLSWKAYNEEPASYNDKAFTTVGLLEQINTTRDATDYLWYTTDVHIDSNEGFLWSGKYPVLTVLSAGHAMHVFVNGQLAGTAYGSLDFPKLTFRQGVNLRAGNNKIALLSIAVGLPNVGPHFEMWNAGVLGPVNLNGLNEGRRDLSWQKWTYKIGLDGEAMSLHSLSGSSSVEWIQGSLIAQRQPLTWFKTTFNAPAGSSPLALDMSSMGKGQIWLNGQSIGRYWSAYKASGSCDHCNYTGTYNENKCLSNCGEASQRWYHVPRSWLNPTGNLLVVFEEWGGDPNGISLVRRDVETVCVNINEWQPTLMNWQMQASGKVNKPLRPKAHLSCGPGQKISSVKFASFGTPQGECGSFREGSCHAHRSYDAFERTCVGQNFCAVTVAPEMFGGDPCPNVMKKLSVEVVCS, from the exons ATGGCGGAAATGTGGAGTGTGATACCAGtgcttctttgtttatttggtGTGTTTACTGTTGAAGCCTCTGTTTCTTATGATTCCAAGGCTATTATCATTAATGGGCAGAGGAGGATTCTCATTTCTGGATCCATTCACTATCCAAGAAGCACTCCTGAG ATGTGGCCAGATCTTATTCAGAAGGCTAAGGAGGGAGGTCTAGATGTGGTTGAGACTTACGTCTTTTGGAATGGGCACGAGCCTGCACCTGGAAAA TACTACTTCGAGGGAAACTATGATTTGGTTAGGTTTGTGAAGCTGGTGCAGCAAGCTGGGCTTTATGTTCATCTCAGGATTGGTCCTTATATTTGTGCTGAGTGGAACTTTGG TGGGTTTCCTGTTTGGTTGAAGTACATTCCTGGTATCAGCTTCAGGACAGATAATGCCCCTTTCAAG TTTCAAATGCAAAAATTTACCGAGAAAATTGTTGATATGATGAAAGCAGAGAGGCTATATGAATCCCAAGGTGGTCCTATAATTTTATCTCAG ATTGAGAATGAATATGGACCTATGGAATATGAACTCGGTGCACCAGGAAAAGCTTACTCGACATGGGCTGCACAAATGGCTTTGGGACTTGGCACTGGTGTTCCATGGGTCATGTGCAAGCAAGACGATGCTCCGGATCCTATT ATTAACACCTGTAATGGGTTCTATTGCGATTATTTCTCTCCAAACAAAGCCTATAAACCCAAGATGTGGACGGAAGCCTGGACCGGATG GTTTACTCAGTTTGGAGGTGCAGTTCCTCATAGACCAGCTGAAGACATGGCTTTTGCTGTTGCAAGGTTCATTCAGAAGGGAGGATCTTTCATAAACTACTATATG TATCATGGTGGAACAAATTTCGGACGAACTGCTGGTGGTCCTTTCATTGCTACTAGTTATGATTACGATGCCCCTATTGACGAATATG GCTTATTGAGGCAACCAAAATGGGGTCATCTGAAAGATCTGCACCGAGCAATAAAACTTTGTGAACCAGCTCTTGTGTCTGGAGATCCGATCGTGACTCGACTCGGGAACTATCAAGAG GCTCATgtattcaaatcaaaatctgGTGCTTGTGCTGCATTCCTTTCGAATTACAACCCGAGATCCTATGCAACGGTAGCTTTTGGTAGTATGCACTACAACATTCCGCCTTGGTCTATCAGCATTCTTCCAGACTGCAAAAATACAGTTTATAATACTGCAAGG GTTGGTGCTCAAACAGCAAGAATGAAGATGTCCCCGGTTCCGATGCACGGTAGTTTATCGTGGAAGGCGTACAATGAAGAGCCAGCCTCGTACAATGATAAAGCGTTTACTACAGTAGGATTGTTAGAACAGATAAATACTACAAGAGATGCCACTGATTACTTGTGGTACACAACAGA TGTACATATTGATTCTAATGAAGGGTTTTTGTGGAGTGGAAAGTATCCTGTTCTTACGGTCTTGTCAGCTGGCCATGCTATGCACGTTTTCGTTAACGGTCAACTAGCAG GAACTGCTTATGGAAGTTTAGACTTCCCAAAGCTAACATTTAGACAGGGGGTGAACTTAAGGGCAGGGAACAACAAAATTGCACTTCTAAGTATCGCAGTCGGTCTCCCG AATGTGGGTCCACATTTTGAGATGTGGAATGCTGGTGTTCTCGGCCCGGTTAATCTGAACGGTCTCAACGAGGGCAGAAGAGACTTGAGCTGGCAGAAATGGACCTACAAG ATTGGTTTGGATGGAGAAGCAATGAGCCTTCATTCACTCAGTGGAAGTTCCTCTGTCGAATGGATTCAGGGATCTCTCATTGCTCAAAGGCAACCCTTAACATGGTTTAAG ACTACTTTCAATGCTCCAGCTGGTAGCTCACCCCTAGCGTTAGATATGAGTAGCATGGGGAAAGGACAAATATGGTTAAATGGCCAGAGCATTGGGCGCTACTGGTCTGCTTACAAGGCATCTGGTTCTTGTGATCACTGCAATTATACTGGTACATACAATGAGAATAAATGCTTGAGTAACTGCGGCGAGGCGTCTCAGAGATG GTATCATGTTCCTCGTTCTTGGTTAAACCCGACAGGAAATCTGTTGGTTGTGTTTGAAGAATGGGGCGGCGACCCGAACGGAATTTCTCTGGTTAGGAGAGATGTGGAAACTGTGTGTGTCAATATCAATGAGTGGCAACCAACGCTTATGAACTGGCAGATGCAAGCCTCAGGTAAAGTTAACAAGCCCCTGAGGCCAAAAGCTCATCTGTCCTGTGGCCCTGGCCAGAAGATTTCATCAGTCAAGTTTGCTAGCTTCGGAACTCCGCAAGGCGAATGTGGAAGTTTCCGGGAGGGAAGCTGCCACGCCCATCGCTCATATGATGCTTTTGAACGG ACATGCGTTGGTCAAAACTTCTGCGCGGTAACGGTGGCGCCAGAGATGTTCGGAGGCGACCCGTGTCCGAACGTGATGAAGAAACTGTCGGTGGAAGTCGTGTGCAGCTGA